TCATCTGACGATCCATCAGACCTTTGGTACCCACTCTGCACCTCGTCCGTCTTCCACAGCGATGCGATGTGGGTCTCGCGTGGTTCTGCCGGAAGTTGGACAGAAGTCTGAGATGGACGGTGGTCAAGAGATGTTTCTCCATCCCTAGGATGGTCAGTGCTGGAAGAGGCGATGTCTGCGAAAGCTAAGGATTCTTCTCCTCCTGTTTGAGCAATCGGTGAAGTGGTATTTGTATCATCTGGGGAAGATGTAATGTCTCTGTGAGATGCAGAGAGAGGGGTTGCCGTGGTAGCAGGTGCACCTGATTGGGACAGAGATAATGAGGAGGATATTTCCCCTTGCACTTGGTCCTTGTGATCCTGATACTGTGATTGAGATGTGGAGGattctgctgctgctgctgaacAGAGGGCGGGTCCTGCTTGTCGCTGCTTTTCCTTGCGCCGCTTTCGACGCTGGTGTGACCAGGTGTCGTGCTGGGCCTTCAACTCAAACTTGGCACACCACTTGGACGTTTGCTTTCGGTCTACGTCCATCTGGcgaaaaaagaagggaaaaatgTGCAACTTGAGTGAGGAGAAGCACTCATCCTCATTGTAATTCATTACAGTAACTGAAAAATAAGAACTCCCGACTCCTCATATGAACTAGCACTTAAAGAGCTTTAAATATTGCCATTTTGTTAATCACTTTGAAAACTTGGTCGTCAAATCAAATCATCCTATTTGGGTATAGTACTGCAGCAGCCCAACATGATGGCCATTTTAATCCAATATGCCTTAGAACTGTGATTCTCAACCTTTTTTAACCAGAGGCCCACTTTGGCTCCTAGGATACCAATCTttataatttcaattttttgaaaacatcATGGCCCACTGGTTGAGAAGCATTGCCTTAGAAGGTACAAGTAGTGTATTAACCCTAATGATTGAAAGTTTGTTTCGGGACATTTCTGCTGATACATCAGTAAATGTGTCCATCAGTGAAGAAAAGCGCAGTACGGATCGATAACACTTTATGACTGAGTGATTGTAGGAAAGatatttttgttactttttagattttttattttttttttttcatttttgtgcatgTGCTTTGGTCAATGCACCTTCAGTCATGACATTGATATATATCTTTTCATGAGAATACAAAGTCTAGAATTGTAGGGGTATGCAAGTTCTACAAACAAGCACTGCGTGAAGATAAGAGGAAAGTTACCTCCAAGTTTTGCATCATGCGTTGCAAGGCTGCTGCCACGGACTGAATCTTGTTCTGCAGACCCCCTCCGGTTCCTGCCTCCTGCACTCTCTTGATGTAGGAATCGGGGACTGGGATGATGAAGGGATGGCGGCGTTCCATCAGCTTCCTCTTCTTGCTAGCTGGGAGCTGAGAGTTGGGAGCCAGgcaaaggaagagagagaaaaaaaatgatactttgcATTTGAGAGCTACTAAGTTACATGtcatcagggccccgttttatcaaaagataaaaatcgattttaaatttccttaccataCAGGCTTCCATAGACCATACAGTTGAAaacaactttataatcaattttaactctccataaaacagggcccaggagtAATGATGCTACATTTCTAAGATTTACAGAGGTGGCATTCCCTCCTCCCAATATTATACACCATGGTTTGACAGCTACAAAGTGATGTGACAAGCAACCATTGAATGGTATGATCATAACTCTTAAAAAgtaatatatacaaacatttcactttGCAGAGACACAGAGACAGACAGTCGGTTGgccttgcttttgtttttttttcaatctattctcctttgtgattctttttttttttttggggggggggcatattcAAACAACTACAGTAAGATATCCCCTGTGTGATGATGAATGAGTTTTTGAGAAACCTTCAAAGGCAAAAAAATCTCGACTCTGAGACTGAAATCCACCAGCCCTGTATGGCTTTGGTCAATATTCgcatacatattgtatacattATTCAGTTCATGATGTGGAATTATTCATACTATTCTTAAAACTCTTCATTCACTGTTAAAAAGGATGACAGCAGCATATaaagtttgggggggggggtgtgattCAAGAGAGATCAagggacattccattcaataTCAATACAAAATACCACAGGCTCGAAGCCATGCTActtgatagattgattgattgatttatcgcgcgcgagagagaaagataggCTATGAGAAAAGATGATATGCAAGTATCCCTATAATGAAAGCACATAGAGAAACACTTGAGCAGCACTAAGATGTGGACACATAGAGAAAGATAGACCAATTGACAGTCAGTGAAAGTGATGAAGCATTGCCACttactactgtaaaacgaggaatgttcgcgtgcattttaattttgcgaatttcgcgagcaccaagattcgcgaaattaagcTGCACGCGACAGTTCCTGTCTACACTATGTGCACTGAATgacagtggcagttcgcgaaaatttcatgccgcaaaagaggccgtcagctccaattcgcgaaaaattcatgccgcaaatatatcatgttttacagtatgttatgAAAACAGAACAACAGCTAAAGAAGAGTATCATAAACATATCATATACTGATCATATATAAACATTGatacatatacatgaatatgaatGTTCAAATCCAGTAagtaaacaaagtaaatcaGAATGACATAGTGATAAGCTGGTTTCTTACAGGTGGCTCAATGTCCTCGTGGAAGGTCCAGGCAATTCCCCATCGCATCGTTCTCCCCTGACAAAACTCAGTGAAGGTCACATTGCGAATCTGAAGGAATACGGaatcaaaatgtttgaattacTTTTCACAATCATGTACCAGTACTGTTCACTGAGTATTGTGTACTGATAAAAAATGACAGGTGAAAACAAACACCTATCAAGATATCACATAACTACTGATTAGAATGTGGCCAAGCCTATAAACAGAGATGAATAGATACGAGTGTAACCATCAGTCAGTTGTAAATTGTCGCATTGATAGCATGTCATGCTGACATAAATTCAATATGGTTTCACTTCCTTATAAAACATGTGCAGGCCAAGATTTATTGCTAGTGTTTTATGATCAACAGTGATGATCAACAATGTGagaaatcaaaagtttatttgatgaaaatcggttttgaaatggctgagatatccaaaaacagtcaaggtgaaacaaagagatcctaataaaagccgtggcctgtcgccttttattattatcacttttttggatatctcagccatttgaaaaccaattttcatcaaataaacattgaatgctttttaaaattacatgctctctcatatttcataagaggttctcattatctcacttagaaatgttaaaaacatgaatccccacctcaaccagtactgtacagtccctttaaatattTAATCATATCTATTTGTTAATTACCTTTGTGTGGTATTTATTGGATGGGCTTTTAGCAATTTTCCTACAAGAAAATACTAACATAAAAAACTGATAATATATTGTATGTTCATTCCCACAATACTTTGatctcttctctctcttacCTTACATCTGTGTAGCTCTTCCCTCAATGTCACTAAACTTGATTTCTTTCCCAGCATAGAGGTGTACCACCTGGAATGGATAAGGAAACACTCCGGTGTTCATTCTGTGCTTTTAAGATATTTCTCACTTACAATACAATCTCGGAAAGTGGTAATGAATGGTACAAGTCCATGAAAAAGGAGTGCCTATTTAAAGCAACGCTGGACGCAGGTGAACAAATATTTGTCTATAACAAAGGTTTGAATGTACATATATACCAAACAATTGTACATTGCAATTGCCAAAGAATGGATCGACATCACATAAGGCCCATTCTGAAAATATCTGATGTACAAGTTCGCAAGTAAAAcatttatatattatgtatccTAAATGTGAAATCTCACATTACATAATAATCTGTGTTGCATTAAAGAAACTAACTTGCTGCACACTCTTTTGTTTGCTCATAAGGCACATTTGAGGGTGCAAATCACACATAGAACATAAATGGTATATGTTCCCTGACTCCTAGCATTAGCATCTGCACATCAATGTGTGAGAAAGGAATAATTAAAGCCTTAAACAACAGAGCAGACATATCATAACAAATATCATTTAACTCTACAAGTGATTAGACTGTTATACAAATTCACTGGAAATATAATGAAACTTGAGATACATGAGCCACAAAAAATTGCTgctgccttaaaaaaaaattgctactGTAAGCTCATATCATGACATGTTACATTTGCTGCCCTTATGTTATTTACTCATGTATTTCACTTGGCTCTTTACTTTTATTCTGTTTATTAATTTCATAGTTTGATGTAACTGAATGGAATCAAATTGAATGATGATATTCTATTGGGTGACTTTTCCAAAGCATTCAGTGCTGTCATCACATGAGAAATTGCACATCTGTTTGCTTTGTCCTATCAACCTATTGGCATCCCAAATAGTGGCTGATACGTGATAATATACTATCTGTCTTAGAAGGTCAGCTTTGGGTCACATTTGCTTTAGAGTTGTGCATGTGTGCAGTGCAGATCAGCAGCAAGATTCAAAGtacacatggggggggggggggaggggaatgtgAAAGCACAGTTTGACCTTTTTTGCCTTACGAGACAGGGCACTACAAATCCAGCCGCCTGCTTCCAGATGTAAGTTCCAAATTTTACTGTCTGACATGTTTGAAGTTTGCAGGAAACAAGACTTATGGTCACATTGGGAAAGAATATTACCAGAAGCTTTTTTGAGTattgattatttgtttgtttgttacctccaccaagtgaggaggttatgttttcattactgttggttttgtttgtttgtttgtccatgtgcaaaataactcaaaaagttgtgcacagATTTAGATGTaatttgcaggaaaggttgagaatgacacatgGAACAgacgattaaattttggtagtgatttcGAAATTTGTaaggattttatgaaggattttctatattttggcaggtacggtcaatgaacttgggagttcaagctgcgcatttttgaggtttttagacgcgcactaaagtgcgtgctctagtttctgttaGGGCAAGGAGCGCCGTgcatctgagggtttatgacgtaacaaaagcttctacattgggaaatcgggtgatTTTTCAgggggtggaaatcactgatctctatggaagagcaataCAAATCATCGGTAGAAAGTatctgcttggcggaggtctgcgttctcgagagtgcttttctagttttgtttttgtttttgattttctttttatggggggggggagaggaaaaGACTGAAAAGCATCATGATGAACACCTTCAAGTTTTCCTTTTATGCCATATTTTGAGCGGCTAAAGTCTTTTTGTTTACCTTCTGGTAGTTGAATCAGGCAGTTTAGGCACAAGTAAGGAATTTCCCATATCTGCATACATTAGACAAGATATAGTTATGTACTTTATAATGAAGAATCTGCATACATTAGACAAGATACAGTTATGTGTTTATATCCAATATTTGTATCTGAACACATAACAGATATTCATTTGCTAAATATTCACTCTGAATGAAAACAATATAGTGAACAAACGAAAAACCTAAATGCAGAAGTATGCTCACACAGAATCTCAAACACCTTGATTCTTGTGCTTACAACTAGTAGGTCTCATTGTGTGATTGCCACACTATTTCACAAGTCAAAGAGAAGTCTTACTCACATGACGTGCTTCCTGAGATGCAGACTCTCCGCGATCATGCGACGAACAAACTCCACCTCGCCTCCATCGGCAATCATCTCCTGCTCGGCTGCTGTGCTGACGGTCTTCGGTTCGGGTCGGGCGGCGCTACGGGACGCCATGATACCCTGCGCCTCCAGCAAGTTTCCAAAGAAAGGCGGGTTGCACATGGTGAAGCTGTAGTGGTCTCGCCTCGAGGGGGCTCTCTCCAATAGTCCCTTGAACATGGCATCCTCTGAGGTTTCCACAACTGTCAAGTTTCAACAGACAATAAAGACTCTGTCATCTACTGAATCAAAtctgcatataaaaaaaaattacaaagagAACCTATAATGCCCCACATACAAGCTAgagttttacagtatgtatcaCACGTAAACAAGGAAGGTTCTGTGGTGTGTGAACTTGAAGACCAGGGGCCTGTGTCACTAAGTTTTAAAACCAATCCTACGTTCAATCTGTCCTAAGTCCTAAGAAGTTAGGAAATATTTCACTAAGTCATTTGGGAACAATATCTGCACCCGTCTTGTCAAGTTCTAGAATACATCCCGAATGTCTATGTATCTTTTCCAACTATCTGATCTGTATCTATCCTAACAGTGGATTCATTGTTTGGCATGAGAGTTCCCATATTggtgaaacggggccctgatgcTGTAATGATATACATGTGCTTGCTCTTAGAACTGGGgtacaaaataaacataaaagtGTATGATATATACCTGAAAGAATACCTCTGGTATCTGGGGCAGATGCATGCACGTGTATTGATAGTTCAAATCATGTAACTACAGCAGTACTTTCAGAGCAGACATTGAGTACTTTATGATACAGCTTTGTGATTCACAGCAGTCAGAAACAAGGCCAAATTTCTAAACTAGAGCAGTCACCATACacaaaaacttttaaaatcCTGCAATTTTTCTGCTTGCAGTATTTAGAATCCAATTGCTGGATTGAATTTCATCAGAAACTTCCTGGATTCTTATTAACAATTGTGTCTAGTTTTGCAAAGAAGTGTTTGGAGTGTATTAAAAGACCTTTCGGTTTTCTTCAGATCTGCAAGGTATCTTAAGGCGATATCCTTAAATTTCTCATTAAAAATGCCCTAGTCTAAGTGTTACTCTGATGGCTACTGTTTAAAACTAAGCTACCGGTACGTCCCTTCTGACATACTCAGTCAGTTTTCATAGAAGACCACACATGACACTCTACAAGTGAGGGTCACTGCCCATGACATAATAATTGGAAAACAAGATTGCTAGTGTCTTTCATTCACCTGTGATCTTATTGTTCAGTCCATTGCGGGCCACATTCTCCCTGGCATAGTGGATGGCAAGAGCGTCTACCTCCGACGCCAGGAACTCCCAGCCATTCATCTGGGCCCCAAGCAGTGGGTAGATACAGGAGGCACCACAACCTGTACAACGGTGTTGGGTAACAACAGGGAATAACAGCAATTTGCTATGGATTTTGGAGATGACTGCCGTACACAATGTAATCTGTGTAGCACTTTGTGTAGCAATTTCAGTACAGAGAGTTTTATACCATTTAGTTCAAACATGTTGACaaaaattgctattcaatttAGAGAAGGATAATTATTCCTTGtaacaacacatacacatgctGTTGCAAGTGGTATGGTACCAATTGGTTTGGGTTTAGTATAAACTAAACCGTGTCATCAGCTGCATTGTAAAGGTCATTCAACTCACCTTTCTAAGCAGCAATGAATGAATCTATCCATGATAGGATTGaaagtgaatacaaaacgatGTATATCATTGCCTGTCTTAAAATCACTCCCTAGGCCCCCTATAGACTTCACTCCTTGTATGGCAGGCAACATATGACTATCAAATGTTTGACAAAAAGGTTGTATCTTCATGCACTGCTAAAACACGGAAACTAAATTAAACCAAACCTACTGATTTACTGCTACATAAACTACAgaaacactttaaaaaaaatgctatagTCTAGCAGCAAAATAGAAAACTGATTTTATAtcaaatcgaaaaaaaaaaagtaaagaaaccGAAGCAAAGAATTGTGGTGCTTCCCAACTATCAACAAACACactagtggggcagatatgtgaaaaagatactcacatccggcggaaagtatgaaattttgggtattttgaggcgctgatttaaaaaattgccggatccaagagatctgaccgcggggtcggccgccattttgaattccaatatggccgccttcAAAgctccctatcttcagttctgaatgacataagccattggaatttgatatataaaagcatggtgatatgatgacttcaataacagacttatttgatatgtctgacaagctgcacggcagccaatttgaatttttatacatatttgccatgttgtagtgttgaaaatctctatctcgggtttgtaaattaggctacctgattgagcgcgTGTTTGTAACTGATAGAGTGCGTGCtgatgtatttacattgtgacgtcagtgaaaggtgcattatgcttcctttttgctgcactttttgacatgcccgtgaatgttag
Above is a window of Diadema setosum chromosome 4, eeDiaSeto1, whole genome shotgun sequence DNA encoding:
- the LOC140228051 gene encoding RNA N(6)-adenosine-methyltransferase mettl16-like; translated protein: MAFNRFMHPRNRYKDNRPNFEELARKYPEFGKHVVHNQSGSATLDFHNAESLKALTCTLLKADFGLNVELPLDRLIPTLSLRLNYIHWIEDLLASSGHSSGPVVGIDIGCGASCIYPLLGAQMNGWEFLASEVDALAIHYARENVARNGLNNKITVVETSEDAMFKGLLERAPSRRDHYSFTMCNPPFFGNLLEAQGIMASRSAARPEPKTVSTAAEQEMIADGGEVEFVRRMIAESLHLRKHVMWYTSMLGKKSSLVTLREELHRCKIRNVTFTEFCQGRTMRWGIAWTFHEDIEPPLPASKKRKLMERRHPFIIPVPDSYIKRVQEAGTGGGLQNKIQSVAAALQRMMQNLEMDVDRKQTSKWCAKFELKAQHDTWSHQRRKRRKEKQRQAGPALCSAAAAESSTSQSQYQDHKDQVQGEISSSLSLSQSGAPATTATPLSASHRDITSSPDDTNTTSPIAQTGGEESLAFADIASSSTDHPRDGETSLDHRPSQTSVQLPAEPRETHIASLWKTDEVQSGYQRSDGSSDDADDNFPLVLQLEVKLGEKRAIVVETNVEDNTKRHLLHQVVQYIKNQMK